In Clarias gariepinus isolate MV-2021 ecotype Netherlands chromosome 1, CGAR_prim_01v2, whole genome shotgun sequence, one DNA window encodes the following:
- the LOC128527791 gene encoding cornifelin homolog B-like, which produces MAKMVVQQPQAVAARNMTNSSQWSSGVFDCCDNVAECCFSFWCFPCFTCSTAKKFGECLCLPMLDGFGCIPPITLAMRASLRQRYGIEGSICNDCICSFFCLSCVWCQMSREMKARNQPVMLLHSRVN; this is translated from the exons ATGGCGAAGATGGTGGTGCAGCAACCTCAGGCTGTCGCGGCAAGGAACATGACAAACTCCAGTCAGTGGAGCTCAGGAGTCTTTGACTGCTGTGACAATGTAGCAGAGT GTTGTTTCTCATTCTGGTGTTTCCCCTGTTTCACCTGCTCTACTGCAAAGAAGTTCGGCGAGTGTTTGTGTTTACCAATGCTTGATGGTTTTGGATGTATTCCCCCAATAACCTTGGCTATGAGGGCATCCTTGCGCCAGCGCTATGGAATTGAG gGATCCATTTGCAATGACTGCATCTGTTCCTTCTTCTGCCTTTCCTGCGTTTGGTGCCAGATGTCACGAGAAATGAAAGCACGCAATCAACCGGTCATGTTACTTCATTCTCGAGTAAATTAA
- the si:dkey-112a7.4 gene encoding calcium/calmodulin-dependent protein kinase II inhibitor 2: MKRSCEFEQLDSAAVMYGSAGLPELIPPACALRPSAVLPYSADRPGAADRHGPQLGSNPRRMHRPPKLGQIGRSKRVDLDDEDLDDIMNNNRSFPLSISVSPVA, translated from the exons ATGAAGAGATCGTGTGAGTTTGAGCAGCTCGACTCGGCCGCTGTCATGTACGGAAGTGCAGGTCTGCCCGAGCTCATCCCGCCCGCATGCGCACTGCGACCCAGCGCCGTCCTGCCGTACAGCGCGGACAGACCCGGAGCCGCGGACAGACACGGGCCACAGCTGGGCTCTAACCCACGCAGGATGCACAGACCCCCCAAACTCGGACAGATCGGTCGCTCCAAAAGAG TGGATCTTGATGATGAAGACCTGGATGACATCATGAACAACAACAGGAGCTTCCCTCTTTCCATCAGTGTCTCACCTGTCGCTTAA